A region of the Polaribacter sp. L3A8 genome:
CGATCTACAATTCTAGCAAAACCAGGTATTGAACCTACAGTATATAATCCTGCCTTTATCCAAGGGCTATCAAAATGTTTTGCAAGAATATATGCATTTGTAAAACCTAACATTACGTGACCAGAAGGAAAAGAATCATAATTAAAAACCCTGTCAAAATGTAAAGGATCAAAAGTTCCTTTACCAACATCTGCTTTCGGTCTTGCACGACCAACAATTCTTTTAGAAATCTGTTGTAACAATCCAGATGCAGATGCAGAAGAAATTAAAAGTACACCTGTTCTTCTTAATTTTGGATTATCAGAAATTAAACCTGTTAAATAAACAGCTCCGGTTATCATAAAATTATTATTCGGACTTCCGTATTCATTACCGTAATCGACCAACCAACGCGGTACATCTCCTCGCCAATTATTTGCCCAATTATCAATATGATCATCCACCAAATACAAAGCAGAAGTTCCTGCTGCCACATAGGCTAAATTGTTTAATTGTTTTCCTTTCCAATGTAAAGGTCTGCTGTAAGCATACCCCATTCCGCCAGCCATATTACCTAAATCGTAGGTAAGTTTTTGCCATAAATCTCTATCCTTTTTAAGGTTTAGATTGATGGGTTTATTTTGAGAATACGTAAAACTATAAAAAAATAGTAATAGTGCAAATAATAATAGTTTCTTCATTTTTCTTAAAATTAAAGCGCCAAAGATACTATTATCTTACATAAAATAATTTATTTATAAACCCAAAAAATAAAAACAGCGTTTAATAAATTTTAAAAACAAACAGACATTCGTGTAGGTAATACGTTCGTGTTTCAAAAAAACATCAAAAGAAATAATACAACTATTATCTTTTTTTTAATTAAGAATATCATAAATAACTAGCGTTATTATAATGCAAAAAAGAGATTGAAAACTAACTTTAGCTTTCAATCTCTTTATATTTTATTCAATAAATCCTTTATTTTACTTTAAAAAAGTAGAAACTTCATTGTAAAATTGTTTTGGATTTTCTGCATGTAACCAATGACCTGCTTTTTTAATTTCTACAATTTTAGAATTCGGAAAATGCGCTTCTATAATTGCTTCTTCATCTTGGGTAATGTAATTAGAGTTTTCTCCTTTTAAAAACAAGGTATCTTTTTCAAAAACAGTAAAAGAAGGCAACGCCTCTCCTATTTCTATATTATTATCGGTTAAAGATTCTAAATTGAATCTAAAAGCTAATTGTCCTTTTTCTTTCCAATACACATTTTTTAATAAAAACTGACGTACACCTAATTCTGGAATTAACGTTGCTAGTTTTTTATCAACCTTACTTCTAGAATTTTCTACAGAAAAATCAATAGAATTTAAACCTGCTAAAATTGCATTATGATGTGGCTGATATTGTCTTGGAGAAATATCTACAATAATTAATTTATCAACCAAATTAGGATACGTAACAGCAAACAACATTGCTGTTTTTCCGCCCATAGAATGCCCTATAATATGTACTTGCTCTAATTGGTAATGTTGTATGTAAGCGTATAGATCTTCAACTAAAACTTCATAATTAAATTCGTCTTCATGAAAACTACGTCCGTGATTTCTTTGATCAATTAAATGAACTTGATAATCTTCAGAAAACTGATTTCCTAAAGTTTTCCAGTTATCAGACATTCCAAAATAACCATGTAAAATTAACAACGGTTTTCCTTCTCCTTTTATGGTTGAATGTAATATTAAGTTATTTGACATTTTAGATTATTGGGTTTTGTCAGGTCGAGCGCAGTCGAAACCTAAATGAACCTCTCGACTGCGCTCGAGGAGACATTTCTACTAAATATTGCCTACTATTTTAGTCGATGTAAATACATATTTACAACATTTTCTAAACCTAAGTATAAGCTCTCTGCAATTAGCGCATGCCCAATAGAAACTTCAGCTAAATTAGGAATATTCTCCTTAAAAAACTTAATATTATCTAAGCTTAAATCGTGCCCAGCATTAATTCCCAATCCTAATTTATCTGCTAAAACAGCAGCTTCTGTATAAGGTTTTATAGCATCAAAATTTCCTAAATCGAATTGTGTTGCAAAATCTTCTGTATACAATTCAACTCTATCAGCGCCTGTCTTAGCGGCAGCTTCAATTAACTTAGCATCCGTATCAATAAAAATTGACGTTCTAATTCCGTTTTGTTGAAACTCTTTAATTACCTCTTGTAAAAAAGATTGATGTGTAATTGTATCCCAACCTGCATTAGAGGTAATTGCATCTAAAGCATCTGGTACCAAAGTAACTTGCGTTGGCTTAACCTCTAACACCAAATCCATAAAAGATTTTATAGGATTTCCTTCAATATTATACTCTGTAGTAACAATATTTTTTAAATCTCTAGCATCTTGATAACGGATATGTCTTTCATCTGGTCTTGGGTGAATTGTAATTCCCTGAGCACCAAACCCTTCAATATCGCTGGCAACTGTTAATAAATTAGGTACGTTTCCGCCACGAGAATTTCTTAAAGTTGCTATTTTATTAATATTTACACTTAACTTTGTCATTGTCTAAAATTAGGCTGCAAATATAATTTATTAAATCATTTTATCCTATATTCGTAAAGCATGAATATGAACGACTATATATTAAAAGAAATAACACCACTTCGCTTAAAAGATGCCGTAAAAAAGGCTCAAAAAGTGTTTAAAAACTACCCTATCACACATTTTCCTGTTATTGAGGACAACAAATTATTAGGTTCTTTTGCAGAAGATGACATACAAACCATAGAAAACAATGAAGAGGAATTAGTTAAATCATCTCATTTATTAAATTCTTTTTTTGCGGATGATAAAGCAACTATTTTAGAATTGTTAAAGATTTTTGCTGATAATGACACCAATATTATCCCTGTTTTAAATGAACAAAAAGAGTATGTTGGCTATTTTGATTTGCGTGATGTTTTAGACGTTTTTTCTACAAGTCCTTTTATGATTGAAGAAAGCGAGACTATAATCATAGAAAAACTTAATAATGATTATTCTATGAGTCAGGTGGTTCAAATTATTGAAGCAAGTGGCGGCAAATTATTAGGCTTGTATATTTCAGAAAAAAAAGCAGATACAATTCAAATTACAGTGAAAGTAATTTCTGATGAAATAAACGAAATAATGCAAACTCTTAGAAGATATGATTATAAAATTATATCTATGCACGAAAATGATATTTATCTAGAAGATTTAAAGAGTAGGTCTGAATATTTACAAAAATATCTAGAAATGTAATCCTTTAAAAGGAGCATATACTTAAAAAACAAAAAAGTGAAAAAAGCAGCAATTTACGGTCAATCTTATGCCATTTCATCAGATAAAGAAATTAAAACTTTATTACACGTTTTAGAAAAAAATAAGGTTGATTTCTATATTGAACAGGAGTTTTATACTCTTTTAACAGAAAGTAATGTTTTAGAAGATGTTTATAAATCTTTTGCATGTTTTAACGATTTAGACAGTTCTTTCGATATTATGTTTACCCTTGGTGGTGATGGAACCTTTTTACGATCTGTTACACACATTAGAAATTTAGACATCCCTATTTTAGGAATAAATACGGGGAGACTAGGTTTTTTAGCGATTGTGTCTAAAGATCTTATTGAAGAAAGTATTAAATTAGTAATTAAGGGTGACTATACAATTCAAGAAAGAACCCTTGTTTCTATAAGAACAGAGCCAAAAACTAAAGATTTTACAGAGCTTAACTTTGCCTTAAACGAAGTTACCATTGCTAAGAAAAACACCACTTCTATGATTGGTGTAAAAACATATTTAAATGGCGAATATCTTACAAACTATTGGGCAGATGGCTTAATAATTTCTACTCCAACAGGCTCTACAGGCTATTCTTTAAGTTGTAACGGCCCCGTAATTTTACCCGATTCTAAAAATTTAGTGATTACTCCTATTGCCCCGCATAATTTAAATGCAAGACCCATGGTAATATCTGACGAAACTAAAGTAGAGTTAAAAGTAGATTCTAGAGAAAAGAGCTTTTTAATATCATTAGATTCTAGAGTTTCTAGTGTACCAAATAACACTAAAATTTTTATAGAAAAAACAGACTTCACTATAAAAAGTATTTTACCAAAAAATCAATCTTTTTTAAAGACATTAAGAAGTAAACTATTGTGGGGAGAAGACATTAGAAACAAAACAAATGTTTAACGTACTGCTTACAATATTTCTTTAAAAAAGTAGTTATTCAAAAAAGACTATATATAAACTTTATAAAGCAATTTGAAATCTCTATATTTGCCCACTATTTTTAGAATGAAAAAAAGAATCTTATTTTTTGTATTTGTGAGTTTCACCTCTATATTCTTGGGGCAGCTTCACGAAGTAGGCCTCTCTTTAGGAGGAACAAACTATGTTGGAGACATTGGTAAAAACTACTATTTCTCGCCAAATAAACCTGCTGGAGCCTTGTTTTACAAATACAATTGGAACCCTAGAATTGCATTAAGAGCAACATACAGCTACTTACCTATCTCTGGAGATGATGCAAATGCAGATATTGGATATAGAAAAGACAGAGACTTACATTTCTCTAACACGATTAATGAACTAGCTGTTGGTTTAGAATTTAATTTTTATGAATATGAATTATCCTCAGATGATAAAACATGGACACCTTACCTACTTCTAGAATTAGCTTCATTTAATTACAACTCAGCAGAAGAGAACCCTGCAACCCCTGGTGAATATAGAAACACAAACAAAACTTCGTATGCAATACCTTTTGGTATTGGATATAAGTCTAAATTATACGGTACTTTAGCATTTGCTATAGAAGCAAAATTTAGATACACCTTTAAAGATGATTTAGATGGTGAGTTTTACGATTCTACAAACAACATGCCAACAGGTTTAAGCGATATTGACAGAAGAAATTTAAAAGGAGACGGAAATGACTGGTATATGTTTACTGGAGTTTCTTTAATTTATACTTTTGGAAGACCAGCTTGTTATACTAACGGATTATAAAAAACTATGGATAAAAAATTACTTATCGACTTACAAAGAACGCCTAAACATGTTGCCATTATAATGGATGGTAATGGTCGTTGGGCCAAAGGTAAAGGGATGAATAGAATTTTTGGTCATAGAAACGCCTTAACAGCTGTAAGAGAATCTGTAAGTGCAGCTTCTCAAATAAATGTTGAAGCAATTACTTTATATGCTTTTTCTACAGAAAACTGGAACCGTCCTAAATTAGAAGTAGATGCTTTAATGAGTTTACTTATTAATTCATTAAAAAAAGAATTACCTGGTTTTCTAAAAAACGGAGTAAGAGTAAATGCGATAGGTCTAATTAGTAGCTTACCAAAAAAAGCACAAAGTGTTTTGGCCGATGTTATTTCTCAAACAAAAAACAATACAGATATCGTTTTAACTTTTGCTTTAAGCTACGGTTCTAGAGAAGAAATTGTTAACACTATTAAAAACATATCCAAAAAAGTTGTTAATAATGAGCTAAATATTGAAGAAATTGATGAAAATACTATAAATAACCATTTATATACGTTTAATTTGCCCGACGTTGACTTAATGATAAGAACTAGTGGAGAACAACGCATTAGTAATTTCTTATTATGGCAAATGGCATATGCCGAATTATATTTTACAGATATACTTTGGCCAGATTTTAGAGAAGAGCATTTTTACGATGCAATCATAGATTATCAGAATAGAGAACGAAGATTTGGAAAAACAAGCGAACAAATTACAGAATAAATTTTTTATGAAATTATTTTCTGCTACAATAATGCTAATAGCATTATTTTTTACTTTTAGTGCCAACGCACAAACTGAGATAGATAGTTTATCAATTGTAAAAAAAGATACAACTTCTACTAAAAACACTTCCTTTGAAAAAGGGAAAGAATATATTCTAGGAAGCATTAGTGTTACTGGTTTAAAAAAGTTTAGTGAAGAAACTGTTAGGGTTTTTACGGGGTTAAGAAATGGGCAACCCATTAAACTACCAGGAGACAAACTTACAAGTGCCATAAAGAAACTATACGAAAGTAAACAGTTTAGTAATGTAGACGTTTATCTTGCAAGACTAGATGGAAATACAGTATATCTTCAGTTTGATGTTTTAGAATTACCTCAATTAAATAATATTACTATTACAGGTATTAAAAAAGGGAAAGCAAAAGAACTTAAAAAAGATGCTGAGCTTAAAAAAGGTGCCATGGTTACAGATAACCTTATTGTAACCTCTAAAAATTACTTCACAAAAAAATATACAGATAAAGGTTTTCTAAAAACTAAAGTTAATTTAGATGTTAAAAAAGATACCTCTGACGTTAACATCGTTAACATGGCTATTTTTATTGATAAAGGGAAAAAAATTAAAATTAAAGACATTCTATTTACAGGTAATAAAGCGCTTTCTAATAAAAAATTAAAAAAAGCGATGAAAAATACCAAAGAAAAATTCTTTGGTCGTTTTTGGAAAGGTTCTAAATATATTGAAGAAGATTATCAAGAAGATTTAGAAAGCATCTTAGACAAGTACAGTAGATTAGGTTATAGAGATGCACGTATTCTTAGCGATAAAATTAGCTGGAATGATGACAATACAATCAACATTAATCTAGAGCTTGAAGAAGGTAGACAATACAGATTTGCAGAAATATTATTTGTTGGTAATAAAGAGTATACCGCAGAACAACTTCAAAGATATTTAAAAATTGAAAAAGGAGATGTGTATAACGGTGCCGTTTTAGAAGAGCGTATTAAAGGTGATGGTAGCCCAACTTCTCAAGATATTTCTACATTATACCAAGATAACGGTTTTTTATTCTCTTCTGTTAATGCAGTAGAAACAAGAGTAAAAAACGATTCTATTACCGTAGAAATTAGAATTAGAGAAGATGAGAAGGCACGTATTAAAAAAGTAACTGTTTCTGGAAACGATAAAACAAATGATCACGTTTTATTTAGAGAATTACGTGTAAAACCAGGAGATTTATTTAGCAGAAGTGCTATTATTAGATCTATTAGAGAAATTGGTCAATTAGGTTTCTTTGACGCTAATGTTACTCCTGATGTTGTTCCTGATTACCAAAATAAAACAGCAGATATAGACTTTACTGTTGTAGAAAAAGGAGGAAGTCAAATAGAACTACAGGGTGGTTATGGTGGTGGTTCTTTTATAGGAACTTTAGGTTTATCTTTTAACAACTTCTCTATTAAAAATATCTTTAACAAAGAGGCTTACAAACCTTTACCTATGGGAGATGGGCAAACATTAGCATTAAGACTACAAACCAGTAGAACTTATAGTACCTATAGTTTTTCATTTACAGAACCATGGTTAGGCGGTAAAAAACCAAAATCTTTATCTTTTTCTGTATATTCATCAAATCAATATCAATTAGATTTTACAACTTTTGACGTAGATAAAAGTAAAAGTTTATCTATCATTGGACTTTCTTTAGGACTAGGACAACGTTTAAAATGGCCAGATGACTATTTTCAATTATCACAAACCATAAGCTACCAAGCATTAAAATCTAACGATTATAATTTTGGATTAGCAGGAATAAACCTTAATAATGGAACTTTAAATAACTTATCTTATAATTTAAATTTATCAAGAAACTCAGCAGGTCCAAGTTTAATTTTCCCAACCTATGGTTCTGAATTTTCAGTTGGCTTTAAAGCAACTTTTCCATATTCTTTAGTTGACAAAAAAGACTATACTGACCCTAATTTATCAGATTTAGAAAGGTACAAATGGTTAGAATATTATAAATTTAATGCTAAAGGTAAATGGTATACCTCTTTTACCGATAAATTAGTATTAATGACCAATGCAGAAATGGGGTATTTAGGATCTTACAATGAAGACCTTGGTGCAACACCTGTAGAACGCTACTTTGTTGGTGGAGATGGTATTGCAGCTTATCAATTAGATGGTAGGGAAACAGTAGGCTTAAGAGGTTACGAAAACAGTGGTCTTTCATCAAATTTTGGAGGAACAATTTATAATAAATTTCAGCTAGAACTACGTTATTCTATAACCGACGCTCCGTCTGCATCTATATACACTCTAGGATTCTTAGAAGCAGGAAACTCTTATGACAATTTTCAAGAATTTAATCCGTTTGAATTAAAACGTTCAGCAGGAGTTGGTGTAAGAATTTTTATGCCTGCATTTGGTCTATTGGGAATTGACTTTGCACATGGTTTTGACCCATTACCTGGACAAACGGTAAAATCTGGTTGGCAAACACACTTTATAATTGGAAAACAATTCTAAGAAAACGGTAACTTTGTAATGAAAAAGTTTTTTTGGCACGGTTTTTTCTAAATACATTATACAAATGAAAAAAATATTTTTATTAGTCGTTCTTATACTTAGTGCTAGTATTTCTTGGTCTCAAAGAAATCAATTAATTGCTTATATAGATATGGAGTATATTCTAGAAAATGTTCCAGAATATTTAGAAGCTCAAAACACTCTTGAAGCAAAAATTGCAAAATGGAGAAAAAAATTAGATGATCAAGAGAGACATATTGAAGTTTTAAAAACAGATTTAGCTAACGAAAAAGCAATTCTAACTAAAGATCTAATTGAAGAAAAAGAAGAAGAAATTAGTTTAAAACAAGTAGAATTACGAAGATTAGAATCTTTATACTTTGGTCCTAAGGGAGATATGTTTTCTGTGAGGAAACAATTGGTTAAACCAATTCAAGACCAAGTTTACAACGCTATTCAAAGTATTTCTAAAAGAAAAAAATATGACTTCGTTTTTGATAAATCTACCGACTTGGTTATGCTATATTCAAATAAAAAATACGATATTAGCGACCTTGTTTTAGCAACTATAGACCGAAGTAGATTAATCGATGAAAAAGATAGAAAAAGACAAGAGAAACTTTTAGCTCCCGAAAAAGGTTTAACGGATAGACAAAAAGAAGCTATTAGTAAAAAAGAAGCCGCAAATGCAAAGAAGATTGCAGATATTGAAGCTAAAAAGAAACTAATTGCAGAAAAGAGAGAAAAGCTCTTACAACAAAGAGAAGAAAAAAGACAATTGCTTAGAGATAAGAAAGAAGCATTGAGAAAGAAAAAAGAACAAGAAAAAAAAGAACAAGAATAATAATTAAATTAAAACAAGAATGAAAAATTTAAAAACGTTACTATTAATTGCTGTATTTACTTTAGGATTAGCTGGTGTTGCAAATGCACAAAAGATAGGTCACATAGACTTTGAAAAATTAGTAGCAGAAATGCCACAGACAAAAACTCTTAAATTAGACATGGAAAAGCTTGGTAAAACTTATCAAGACGAGATTACTGGTATGGAAAAAAAGATTGAAGCGACTAGACAAAAATA
Encoded here:
- a CDS encoding phosphatase PAP2 family protein — encoded protein: MKKLLLFALLLFFYSFTYSQNKPINLNLKKDRDLWQKLTYDLGNMAGGMGYAYSRPLHWKGKQLNNLAYVAAGTSALYLVDDHIDNWANNWRGDVPRWLVDYGNEYGSPNNNFMITGAVYLTGLISDNPKLRRTGVLLISSASASGLLQQISKRIVGRARPKADVGKGTFDPLHFDRVFNYDSFPSGHVMLGFTNAYILAKHFDSPWIKAGLYTVGSIPGFARIVDRFHWVSDVVFSTALSIFIVEAIDRYLDTKYDQKYNDKGQKKKIAWDIQFTPQSFGIVMNF
- a CDS encoding alpha/beta fold hydrolase, with the protein product MSNNLILHSTIKGEGKPLLILHGYFGMSDNWKTLGNQFSEDYQVHLIDQRNHGRSFHEDEFNYEVLVEDLYAYIQHYQLEQVHIIGHSMGGKTAMLFAVTYPNLVDKLIIVDISPRQYQPHHNAILAGLNSIDFSVENSRSKVDKKLATLIPELGVRQFLLKNVYWKEKGQLAFRFNLESLTDNNIEIGEALPSFTVFEKDTLFLKGENSNYITQDEEAIIEAHFPNSKIVEIKKAGHWLHAENPKQFYNEVSTFLK
- a CDS encoding pyridoxine 5'-phosphate synthase — protein: MTKLSVNINKIATLRNSRGGNVPNLLTVASDIEGFGAQGITIHPRPDERHIRYQDARDLKNIVTTEYNIEGNPIKSFMDLVLEVKPTQVTLVPDALDAITSNAGWDTITHQSFLQEVIKEFQQNGIRTSIFIDTDAKLIEAAAKTGADRVELYTEDFATQFDLGNFDAIKPYTEAAVLADKLGLGINAGHDLSLDNIKFFKENIPNLAEVSIGHALIAESLYLGLENVVNMYLHRLK
- a CDS encoding CBS domain-containing protein; this encodes MNDYILKEITPLRLKDAVKKAQKVFKNYPITHFPVIEDNKLLGSFAEDDIQTIENNEEELVKSSHLLNSFFADDKATILELLKIFADNDTNIIPVLNEQKEYVGYFDLRDVLDVFSTSPFMIEESETIIIEKLNNDYSMSQVVQIIEASGGKLLGLYISEKKADTIQITVKVISDEINEIMQTLRRYDYKIISMHENDIYLEDLKSRSEYLQKYLEM
- a CDS encoding NAD kinase translates to MKKAAIYGQSYAISSDKEIKTLLHVLEKNKVDFYIEQEFYTLLTESNVLEDVYKSFACFNDLDSSFDIMFTLGGDGTFLRSVTHIRNLDIPILGINTGRLGFLAIVSKDLIEESIKLVIKGDYTIQERTLVSIRTEPKTKDFTELNFALNEVTIAKKNTTSMIGVKTYLNGEYLTNYWADGLIISTPTGSTGYSLSCNGPVILPDSKNLVITPIAPHNLNARPMVISDETKVELKVDSREKSFLISLDSRVSSVPNNTKIFIEKTDFTIKSILPKNQSFLKTLRSKLLWGEDIRNKTNV
- a CDS encoding DUF6089 family protein, with translation MKKRILFFVFVSFTSIFLGQLHEVGLSLGGTNYVGDIGKNYYFSPNKPAGALFYKYNWNPRIALRATYSYLPISGDDANADIGYRKDRDLHFSNTINELAVGLEFNFYEYELSSDDKTWTPYLLLELASFNYNSAEENPATPGEYRNTNKTSYAIPFGIGYKSKLYGTLAFAIEAKFRYTFKDDLDGEFYDSTNNMPTGLSDIDRRNLKGDGNDWYMFTGVSLIYTFGRPACYTNGL
- a CDS encoding isoprenyl transferase, whose amino-acid sequence is MDKKLLIDLQRTPKHVAIIMDGNGRWAKGKGMNRIFGHRNALTAVRESVSAASQINVEAITLYAFSTENWNRPKLEVDALMSLLINSLKKELPGFLKNGVRVNAIGLISSLPKKAQSVLADVISQTKNNTDIVLTFALSYGSREEIVNTIKNISKKVVNNELNIEEIDENTINNHLYTFNLPDVDLMIRTSGEQRISNFLLWQMAYAELYFTDILWPDFREEHFYDAIIDYQNRERRFGKTSEQITE
- the bamA gene encoding outer membrane protein assembly factor BamA, translated to MKLFSATIMLIALFFTFSANAQTEIDSLSIVKKDTTSTKNTSFEKGKEYILGSISVTGLKKFSEETVRVFTGLRNGQPIKLPGDKLTSAIKKLYESKQFSNVDVYLARLDGNTVYLQFDVLELPQLNNITITGIKKGKAKELKKDAELKKGAMVTDNLIVTSKNYFTKKYTDKGFLKTKVNLDVKKDTSDVNIVNMAIFIDKGKKIKIKDILFTGNKALSNKKLKKAMKNTKEKFFGRFWKGSKYIEEDYQEDLESILDKYSRLGYRDARILSDKISWNDDNTININLELEEGRQYRFAEILFVGNKEYTAEQLQRYLKIEKGDVYNGAVLEERIKGDGSPTSQDISTLYQDNGFLFSSVNAVETRVKNDSITVEIRIREDEKARIKKVTVSGNDKTNDHVLFRELRVKPGDLFSRSAIIRSIREIGQLGFFDANVTPDVVPDYQNKTADIDFTVVEKGGSQIELQGGYGGGSFIGTLGLSFNNFSIKNIFNKEAYKPLPMGDGQTLALRLQTSRTYSTYSFSFTEPWLGGKKPKSLSFSVYSSNQYQLDFTTFDVDKSKSLSIIGLSLGLGQRLKWPDDYFQLSQTISYQALKSNDYNFGLAGINLNNGTLNNLSYNLNLSRNSAGPSLIFPTYGSEFSVGFKATFPYSLVDKKDYTDPNLSDLERYKWLEYYKFNAKGKWYTSFTDKLVLMTNAEMGYLGSYNEDLGATPVERYFVGGDGIAAYQLDGRETVGLRGYENSGLSSNFGGTIYNKFQLELRYSITDAPSASIYTLGFLEAGNSYDNFQEFNPFELKRSAGVGVRIFMPAFGLLGIDFAHGFDPLPGQTVKSGWQTHFIIGKQF
- a CDS encoding OmpH family outer membrane protein, whose protein sequence is MKKIFLLVVLILSASISWSQRNQLIAYIDMEYILENVPEYLEAQNTLEAKIAKWRKKLDDQERHIEVLKTDLANEKAILTKDLIEEKEEEISLKQVELRRLESLYFGPKGDMFSVRKQLVKPIQDQVYNAIQSISKRKKYDFVFDKSTDLVMLYSNKKYDISDLVLATIDRSRLIDEKDRKRQEKLLAPEKGLTDRQKEAISKKEAANAKKIADIEAKKKLIAEKREKLLQQREEKRQLLRDKKEALRKKKEQEKKEQE